The Malassezia restricta chromosome I, complete sequence genome contains the following window.
gcctcgcccaACTCAAGGGCCGGTGGCCGCTGCACAATGCGGTTCAAGTCCTCGTGCAGCCCATCGAGCAGAAACAGCAAAAACTCCTGGCTGTCTTGCTGCTCGTGGCCGCGGAAAGCAGGGGCAAACTGCCCAACCGCCTCCCGGAACGCCGTCGGCGCCACTGTCACAGACTGCTCCGACCACAGCGCCCGCAGCAGCGCTGCCAGCGCATGAGACAAGGCGCCACGTGTCCCAAGTGGATTCTGCGTGTTGATGGCTTTTTGGTAGGTCCCATCCAGCATGTActgcgccagcagcatcgtcgcgctgAGACACTGGATCGTCGCATTCATGTAGCATGTCTGCCCAAAGTTGCACAGACCCGTCAGACCAATGCGGAcatcgcgcggcacagGAAAGCTCGGCGGTGCCATGCTATGACTCCGCGACATGATGCTCGGCCCCGCCATAAGCGACGCAGGCATGGGCGTGCGGGCCGCcggcggtggcgtcggCCCACtcatgcgcggcgtcgacaGACTCGTAATGTCCGGATACGTAAACTTGCCGCTCGTCACAGGCACCTGGTATGTTCGCGGCGGGACACTGGGCGTCACGAacgctgtgcgtcgtgcgctgggTGTAGCTGGTGAGGCAGGCTTCGCTGACGACCCACGCTCACGGATCACTCCCGAATCACCGACTTGCCGCGCCCATGACTCGAATCCACCGCGCAGCAGACACGGCGAATGCACCAGATCGACTTCCAGGgtgcgcagcaccgacTCGATATGCTCTTGCTCCGGCGTCGCGTTACCCCCGCTActgagcgcgcgcgtgcgttGGTCATATAGGACCAGCAAGTCGTACTCACTGCGTTTTTCCAGGTACGCTGCTTCTTTGGGCGGAAGAGATGCCTGGAGATCTGCCATGGAGACAGGGGGCGCTCGGAGCACGGTGGGCTCGATGCAAATGGTATCAGCGCCGCGAATatggccagcagcatgcaTAGAACGTGGCCGAATATCCACCAGCAGAATCTGAGGGCCTCGGCGCTTCGAAAGGAGCTCATGCCCTGCGGTATCGGTGGTCCGATCAAAACCAGGGTACATGTACGTCCAGAGCTCTTCCACAGAGAGGCACCGACCATAGGGTATCGTGGGTGTCTGGGCCGCGGACACCCGGGGCTGCGCAGGGGCCACAGCCGGGCTGTGCCTGCCACTGCcgtgcttctcgagctgcgcgtcCCGCATCATGTCTTCGGCTCGTGCCGTGAGTTCTCTTTCAATCGCATTCGCTCTCTTGACAATCTCAGGCGTGCGGTTCATGAGCTCCTGGTAAGCCTGAAAAGTCGCACCACGCTTCTGCCTGATAGAAGGCCATTCAGCATGTTTCGGCACGAATGACGCAACGCTCGCTGCGGTTAGATAGTGTATAAAGGCCATCTCCAAGTGGCCCTGAGCATCGGCCATTTGCGCCttatccagcagcgtcgacgctgcgccaaCATAGCTCTTCACCGAGAAGGACGCGTCCAGCGATAAATTCACTTGTTTTCGTAGGTTGATAGGGTGCATGGGCGGCAGGTGCTGGCTGCCGCCGTCACCCGGTCCGACACCCACCATGACCGCCGCGAACGACATGCACAGCGAGCGGTCAGGGCGGGGGTGCCAAgcacatcacgtgatacgaAGCAACGCGTCACCgctcggcgctcgcgccgccttTTTCCCATGCCACGTCCGTCCCGCAGACAGCGGAGTACGGcagacgacgcgcggcggacgacgcgatcacagcgtgcgcgctccCCTGTATCTTCGGACAATGAATCAGATACGTATAGCGATGAGAAGCCTGTCACccggcgccgtggacgGCGTGTGTCAACGCCGCGCTACGAAAGCACGCCCGtagaggacgaggacgaagaagaggaaaagccagcacggcgccgtggacgCCGTGTCGCGACGCCACGCGAAGAAGGCACGCCGATggatgaagacgaggatAACGAGGACGTGCAGCAGGACTACCATGTGGAGAATGATGCATTTGTGCtcgacgaagacgaggcgGGCGAGAAGAAAATCGACCCTGATGGCTACTtgctcggcggccgctcCTTCCATATTCCCACGATGCTGCTGCCCGAGCGTAGTGATCGGCGCCTTTACATGCTGTCCATCGACGTAGCTCGCGGCCTTGGATACCGCGACTCGGGCTACTTTTTCCGCAAAAACCCCCTCATCCACAAGGTGCTGCTGACGATGGAGGAAAAAGACCAGCTCATTGCTGAGGGTCGCATCAGCTCGGGACTTCGCTCACGCAACGTCACAGCTGtcacggcgcgcgccgtgtTCCAGGTCATCGGTGCACGCTCGATTGCTCGCGGCCGGAACGTCACCGACGACTACTacgaggcgcaggctcGCGCCGAGGGCAAGAAGGAAGGCACGCTTGCGATGCAGCCATCCACGCAAGACTTGATGTCGCGCCGTGGcgatcggcgccgtgaTTATGAtcgcgagcggcgccacggcTCGGATGCCGCCACATACACGACCGTCGATCCACACGGCCATGTTGTCACCACTACATTCGGCGATGCGGGTCATGCGCCCTTTGATCGAACAAGCCACTtgacgcagcggcgcaaCATGCTCATGCGGGCTGACATGTCGGAAGAGAACTGGATGGCCATGTACGCCCAGAGTGTGCGTGCTGCGAacgccgagctgctggccgCTCGTCGTGACCGTCTCGTGGCCTTGCCCTCGTCACACAAGCCGAgcgcgctggacgagcatgtgcttTGTGATACGCGGCCGCCTTGGGAGCGAGAGGCGGCGCCCACGACCGACGCGATGCGTCGTCATGCGCGTCGggagcgtgcgccgcctctcGGCCTGTACGATCCCCACACACAcacggcgcatgtgccctTCCATACACAGCCGACGGCTGCCTGGTTCGCCAAGGTCGACGATGAGCCCCGTATTCCCGTGCCTTCCGCTCGCCTGGCCCACATCTATACGACAGAAACGTGCATTATGATGGGATCTTAGTCTATgtgcgcgcgatgcgcccgATACCATGCGCCCAGCTCGGCGTCACTCGGCACGCTGGCCTCGCCCAGCCACTGAGCCAGCCATgtgcgccacgacgcggtgCTCGCGGCCGGTGGAAGTCGCTCATCATGCACGGAGCACCACAGACACAGCGTCTCACGCATCGGCGTAacgtccagcgcacgcatccACGCGGCTATGAGAAACAGCTCCTCCCACAGCTGATCGGTCGTGGCGTGGGATGCGCCTGGAAAGTCCACCTCCATCAGGGTAAGTACGAGCTCCGCATAATGATGAaagacgcgcgcgtcgaggcaTACATGCGGCAGCGGCGTGGATATCGTCACGGGCGGCAAGTTGTCTGCTGCACCTCGCCAAAGCCTGCGCAGGCGTCCCTCCATCCACCGCTCCCatcggcgcagctggagctcgctgcgcacgatccaTCCACGCCGACCGGGTGCTTCGAGAGGATTCGTGCAGGCCTGCAGCTCGGGATGCTGGGCTGTGAGCAGGCGTACAAAGTACACACGGGCCGCTGGTGCCCATGTGCATGGCGCCTGGGACGCCCGTGCttcggcgcgcgccgcacgcagcaTCAGATCGATGGAGGCCGTGTCGGGCTGCACATGCAGTGTGGGCTGCAGAGCATGCCACACCAGCATGAGCGTTTCccacgctcgcgcacggTAGAGACCCAGCAGAAGCGTATTCGCCAGATGCGTCGTTGggcgcaggcgcaccaCGTGCCGAGAGGACGGCGTTGCGTCCACCCGCATGGCACACTGGCCCAGGTCATGGACCTTGGGCACGTGCATGCGTACGACGCcagagcgcggcgcagggaggcgcacgccgcggtgACACCAGTGCATAACGCACTCGAGTGCCCGTGCAGGGTGTCCAGCCACAAAGTAGaggcggcacagcgtcttgagcgCCCACACATCGGGGGCCACGCCTCGGTGCACCATGGCATCCCAGACGCCCCATGCACGTGACACATCTCCGCGCTCCAAGAGGCCTTCCACGAGCGCTgtatgcgccgccaccgactGGACCAGCTGCGCTTGCACGCTGGGAGGCACGTTCCACGGCGTATCGAGGGCCTCGGTCTCTTCTTGCATCTGCAGCAGGGACACGACACGGTGCACGGGAATACGCGCATCAcccgccgcggcgcgcagcatgaCGATCCAGTCGGGTATatgcgtcgacgatgcctgTGGCGCGTGTGTCATCATCGCATCGAACAGCGACCATGCCTCGCGCAGATCGGCCTGCGAGGACGACATGGCGAGGGCACGTAGGAAAGACGAGGTAGCGCCGGGCGCtccatgcagctgctcgtaACATGCACGCGCCACATCCGTATCGCCCTGCacggcagcgacgcgcgcagcCAGATGCAAGAAGGCCTCCTTGTGTATGGCGGTAGGCAGCCACGCTTGGATCACGGACGTGGGTATACGTTGGATGCTGTGTCGCGAAGCCGTTCGTTCGCACACAAACGTCTCCATGGCCTCGGCCGCTGACGGCACCTTGGCATGCGTTACGTCCCAGACCcgctgcatggcctcaCACGCACGCGGATCGGGCATACCGGCTAACCAGCCAGTCCAGGCCGTTTCCAGGAGCGTAGAGGCGTacgtcgtgcgctgggcATCAGGTTTGGCCAGCCACCGGTGCACCGTGTCGAGCACACAGGCCACGAGCGGCCGCGACACGTGCCAAGCCTTGTGACGATGAATACACGTCGTGAGTAGAAGCAGACACAGGCGATGCGACTCACTCACGCTGTAGGTGGGTATATGCTGGCGCACCAGCTCTACAGCACTGGCGGCATCTGCCACGCCTGCTATGCGATGCAATgcacgctgcagcacaaAAGGCGGGATCGTTCCGAGTGGCTGTGCAGCCAAAATAGACCGGCACTCGGGCCAAGCAGCGCGTGTACACGCATTGTACCACTGCAGGAACCGAGGCAGGGGAatgtcgcgcgtcgcgagcgtcgcctgcacctgctcctgcgccgtcgGATCGGACTGCAGGAGCGGCAAGTCAGCGAGAGTCAGGGCGgtggcatcgcgcgcataTTTCCACTGCCCCAGACCCATGCAGTAGTCCATCAGCGACCGCGTGCTCAGCCACGCCAAGGGCACATCGGCCGGTATGCGAGGCACAGCCGCTGTCTCCTCAGGACGGCGCTCAATGCGCACTGGTAGCGCACCGCGTGCCGCTCCGGCCgtgcgccatgcatgcCACCGAACTGTGCTTGCTCGTgacgcatgcatgcgcccaGGTCATGCTAAGAGCCGTGCAGCCGCTCGACGCAGGCCCAGCGGCTccatatcacgtgatcttTTGGATTTTTCTGCTGGGGGGACGACCGTCCACATCTTCTGACCACGCCTACGACCATGACGGACGGCGCTGTTGACAAGCTCGCTGACGATGTGCAGGAGCTCCATTTGGGTACGTCTCTGCTGGCGCTCACACAGACCTATCGACGCTTTCTCCGCTAAGCCCTGAGGTCATTCAGAACCAGGCGACCATCAATATCGGTACGATTGGACACGTCGCACACGGCAAGTCGACTGTCGTCAAAGCCATCTCGGGTGTACAGACTGTGCGTTTCAAGAACGAGCTTGTGCGGAATATTACGATCAAGCTGGGTTACGCGAACGCCAAGATCTACCGGTGTGAGAATGAAAACTGCCCTCGCCCACAGTGCTACCACAGCTATCCCTCGAACAAGGAGCCACACCCACCGTGTCCCGTGCCGGGCTGCACTGGCAAGATGAacctgctgcgccatgtcTCGTTCGTCGATTGCCCAGGTCACGATATTCTCATGGCTACCATGTTGAACGGTGCAGCGGTCATGGATGCTGCCCTCCTCCTGATCGCCGGTAACGAGCCGTGCCCCCAGCCGCAGACGTCGGAGCACCTCGCCGCCGTCGAGATCATGAAACTGCAGCACATTATCATCTTGCAGAACAAGGTCGACTTGATTCGCGAGCAGGCCGCCGAAGAACACTGGAAGAGCATTGTCAGCTTCGTCAAAGGCACCGTCGCCGACGGTGCGCCCATTGTGCCGATCTCAGCACAGCTGCAATATAACATCGACGCCGTGAACGAGTACATCGTGAAGCGCGTGCCGGTGCCTGTACGTGACTTTTCCGCCACGCCGCGCCTCATTGTGATTCGGTCGTTTGATGTGAATAAGCCCGGTGCCGAGATCGATGAGCTCCGCGGCGGTGTGGCCGGTGGCTCTATCCTGTcgggcgtgctgcgcctcggccaaGAAATTGAAGTGCGCCCTGGTATCGTCACCAAGGACGCCGAGGGCAAGATCAACTGCCGCCCCATCTACTCACGCATTGTATccctgctggccgagcagaACGAGCTCAAGTTCGCCGTGCCTGGCGGCCTCATTGGTGTCGGTACCAAGATCGACCCAACGCTGTGCCGTGCTGACCGTCTCGTCGGCCAGGTGCTCGGCAACGTGGGCAAGCTGCCCGCGATTTACACCGAGCTCGAAATCAACTACTTTTTGCTTCGTCGCCTGCTGGGTGTCAAGTCAGACGACAAGAAGCAGACCAAGGTCGAGAAACTCACACGGAACGAAGTGCTTATGGTCAACATTGGCTCCACGTCCACAGGTGGCCGTGTCATGAGCGTCAAGGCCGACCTGGCCAAGATCTTCCTCACGTCTCCCGCATGCACAGAAGTCGGCGAGAAGATTGCCCTCTCACGACGTATCGACAAGCACTGGCGTCTGGTCGGCTGGGGCAGCGTCCGTCGCGGTACGCAGCTCGAAGTCTAGACATGCCCAAAAGTGACGAGCACGCGCGAGCTTCTCTTCGACTAGTATACATagcgcgctgcagcggcTCTTGTACGACCTTGCCCGATCCGGCCCGATCTGTGGCACGACGCAATTTCTGGTCGGTGCTGACGTGGGGGTGTCTTGTTGATGCCACTTCCACGGTGGGCATCGTGGACATCCACGGCACTCGGGGAGCAGGAGCCTGTCCACTCAAGTGCGGCACCCGTGTCCGAGCCCGcaggcggcagcggcgggATGTGGTCATACTTTCAGCAGGGTCTCTCCTCGTACGTCCCGCTGCGTAGTGCGGAGCGGACGAACGAGGAGGAGGCGTATCTGAGTCTGAGCCACTGGGACCGGTacgtgtgcatgcactgACGCTAGCTTTCTTGGCTTCATCGCGTGTCTGCTGGGGAGTGGTCTGTGCTTTCTCTTTTCGTTCTTGTTCGCGCAGCCCCCGATCCTGCTCATTCGGCCGCACAAATTTGCGCTCGCTTTTACGCTCGGGAGTGTCCTGTTTATGATGGGGTACGTGCCATGCTAGCTGACTCTGGCAGTTTTGCTATCCTCACTGGCCCCGCCGCGCACATGAAGCATCTCATGAGCCCCGAGCGACGACCCTTTTCTGCAGCGTACGTGTAAGGATCCTGACACACAGGTACCTCGGCAGCATGGCCCTGACCCTGTACTTTTCGCTCGGCGCACGAAATCGGCTTCTCACCGTGGTGTGCGCCCTTGTCCAGATAGCGTGCCTGCTGACGTATCTCGCGCACTACTTCCCGGGCGGTGTCACGACGCTGCGATACGCCGGCACTTTTTTGGCGCGTGGCAGCACAAGCTTACTCCCTATATAGACGTGTATAGAAGCAGGTCATGCGATAGCAGCGGGGCTTCCGGCGTGCACGTAGACTTAATGGTGCGCCTCGACCTTGATATCGGCCTGGAGCTCCTTGAGGTACTCGTTCACATCCTGCTGCTCCGACGCCACGTCCTGGGGCACGCTCGCCTCGACCACATCAGGCTCCGACGACGTGTatgcctcgagctgcgAGGCGATatccgacgacgagggcgacgaGGGAGCCTGGGGCTGAGCAGGCGAGCTGAACTCACGCACGTGGCCCTTGTGGGCGTCAGGCGCCTTTTCGGGCGCCTTGTACGCCTTGAGCTCACGGAGGTATGTCTCCTGAACAATGTCTGAACTGTCAGTACGCACGCTGTACATACCCTTGCGGGCCACAGCCGAGGTGGACAGGGCACGGAAACCGGCCATGCGGGCCTGAACGTTAGCACAGCGCATGCGTACCGTCATCAATACGCGCGGGGCCACAGCCAACATCATGTAAGGGATCAGCGTCAAGAGGAAGCCAGCGGACGGCTCGTCACGTACTACGCTGCACTCGGCCGGGCAGAGCCGGGCCCAGTTCCTGGAGCGACTCTGCCGCCccctgcgccagcgcaccCGAGACGCTCACGTGACGCACATGGCCCGCGCGCTGTCCTCGCCGGGGTGGCGTGCGGCGCTTCCTTCCCCTACGCCATGCAGGTTCTTCGTCTCAGCACGCCTATCCTCCGCTCAagcacgcgcgccatgaCCATGCGTATGTACAGCCCTGGTCCCGAGGGCAAGGCTGGCTCTGTGGCCGGCAGCAAGACCTGGAACACGCGCGAGAAGGCCGTGGAGGACCAGTAcatcatccagcacgagcgcgagaagcTCGAGAAGCTCCGCGAGTCGCTCAAGCACCAGGAGAAGGTCGTCGATGACGTACGTCACACGCTACTGACCCCAGCTCTCCAAGCAGGAGAAGAAGTAAATGCCCTAGATAGCCTGTTCTAACAACTGCCTATCCCGGAcatcgtccacgtcgaCTACGTAGCCCTGGGCGAGGAGCCAGCGGGCGTACCGCCGGATGACATGCACGTCATGGCACTCGACGTTCTCAGCGCCACCCTCGCCCAGGCGCGCACacagcagcgtctcgaggtTGCCCACAATCAGCAACTGCCGCTGTGCACGTGTCAGAGCCACAttcatgcgccgcgcatcggcCAAAAAGCCCACGTAGCCGccgcgcgtgtcgcgcacatgctcgaggcgcgccacgGCGTCCTGCGACGGCCGCCTGCATGCATGTAGCAGGGCCGCCGAGCCTTCAAGGGACCCGCCGCTCGCCTTGACCGTGCTAAAGATCATCACCGGTTTTTCTCGGCCTTCAAAGCCGTCGACGGTGTGCACCTCGATCGCAGCGAGTTGCCGTGCACGGTGCACATCCATCCTCGCGAGCGTATCCACGGCATCTTCACTGAGAAGAGGCAAAGTCCATGCTGCTGGCTCTGTGCCGGCGGCCAGCGGCGCTCCGGCCGCCAGCATCTTTTGCAAaagacgcgcctgcgctTCATACGGCGTCACGATACCAATATCAGCGCCACACAGCGTCGGATTGCgctcgagcaagtcgcATGCAACTTCCAGCACGAGATCCGCCTGCGGCTGGTTGTACGGCGACACGCCCGCGTCCGACTgcggcgccacggacgTGTGCGTCACAAGTGTGACCGGCAGTGGATGATCTTGAGCATCTCGCGCACCAAAAATCGTCTCGTACGGCCGCAGCGTATGCGTCGAGGGTGCGTCGTACAGCGCTCCTCCGTAAAACTCCTGGTTCGGGAACGATGCGAGCGCTGGATGCATGCGGAACTGCACGTCCAGCATCGTCGAcggcaccggcgccgcgtccgtgccatgcacggTCTTGCCACGCAAAAGGCGCTCAAACAGACTCGTAGATAGGCCTGCGGTTCGCGCATCCGTGCTGTGCAGCACGGGTGGCAGCTGCTTGTGATCGCCCACCAGCGCTAGCTGTGCACACCCCTTCATGAGGGGAATCAGTGCAATGGGCTCGGTCGCCATCGAGCTCTCGTCCAGAAACACGATAGGAAAATCGATCGCCGAGAGCTGATTCGATCCAGCCGCAATAGCTGTGGTACACACGACATcggcatgatgcagcacATCCGCCTGAATGCGGCGCCGGAGTACATGGCACTTGGCCGtcagctgcgtcgcgcggcgcttgaGGCGCTGCCACTGCTGTCGAactgcgtcgctcgtgtccAGTGAAATGGAAACCGCATCACGCTTGGCCTGCAcatcgcgcagcgccttTTCTGCCTCCTGCAACGACGCATAACACGCGTGCCGCTGGCACTGGGCCTCGTACGTGTGCGGTATGATGCTGTCTCGGGCGGCTGTGGATGAGCCTGCTCGTACCACGCGCAGACCAGCTCGGACGCATCCTTCGGCCAGGTTGTCGACGGCCACATTCGTATGAGCCGCTAGCAGAATCGGGTGCGGTACCTGAAAGTGCTGCTTAAGCAGCGACACCGTCTGTACAAGTGTGCGTGTCTTGCCTGTGCCGGGGGGACCTTGTACCAGGCTCACACGCTCGCGAAGCATCATGGCCACGGCACGCAGCTGACTCGCATTCAGCCCCAAGTCGGGATCGCCGTCCAACACAATCGGATCCGCTCGAGCGTATCGCTCGTACCAGCTTCGAATACGCATGTCGTTCACAAACAGGCCCCCCATGCTGGATGCCTGGCCCGTGAGAATGTCGCGTAGCTCTGTGCCGGCTAGCGCATAGCGCTTCTCTGGCGTCATGGCACGCACCACATCGTTGGGCGCATAGAGGAgggcgtccagcgccgcatcctcGCGCTCCACGACGACATTGCGCTCGCCACGGTCCATGCGCCATTGCTCATGCGCCGCCAAATCTAGGTGCTCATGCGACTCACTGAACCGCACGCGAATCCGCGTAGGGGAGACGTCCAGGACCTCGGTTTGGATCCAATCCTGGCTCCCACGGGGCGCCACGTCGACCACGCTACCCGGCTGGAACTTGTGTGGTGGCAATCGTCGCGAGCCTGGCCATTTGAACACAccgacgcggcgcccaaAGTGCCGCTCTGTCTGCCAAAACGCCATGAGCCTATCGATCGCGAGGCCCCGCGCTTCCAGCTCGTGGATCGGCTGCTCACGCTGTTCTTGCAGCTCCAGCTCATGGTGCGCGCGCTCTAGCGAGAGAACGTGCCGCCAATGCTGCTGGTATCGCCGCGATGCCAGCGTCAAGGCCCGGCCGGCAGACGTGTCGTAGCCAGGGTAGTGGGTATGTTTccgcgaggcggcgcgcgcgacttggtgagcggtgcgcagcagcaacGTGTGCGATGGcttgcgccgcgtccagACCCAGGAAGTCGCATCCCATGCCTCGCCGATCAAGTGCGTATATACATGGCCCGGCAGGGACCGGCCCTGCTGCGATaccgccgtcgtgcgccagTCGAACAAGTCGCGGATACGGCGCACAGGAAAGGATGCGTGATGAGCGCGCTTGGGCATGAGCGGCGTCACATGCAAGGCCATCgcatcgtcctcgtccCACCCAGCATCGGGGGCCCACTCGACACGCCCATGTTGCATGACATGAGCCGCGAGGGCCTCGTCCTTCGGCGTCACACGAAGCCACGAGGTATCCAGCTCGGGCACGCGCTCGTTTTCCACATGCTTCCTCTCCCAATCTCGAAGCATGCTTTCTATCGTGGACACTCGCACACGTGCCGGAGGGGGTGGCGGCGACAGCGCCTGATCCGGCACGTACCACGCAtgcggcgccgcctgctgctgctgctcccAGTCCACAtcgcgctgctcagcaTGCACGCTCCGTCGGCTTTGAAACGCGCGTACTTGGTGCACGATTCGCACACCTGCACGGCGCGATACGtgcatcgccgacgtcaAGCCAACGAAAGGGggcggcgcgtcgaagATGACGCGTCTCTTTTGATGACTCAGCACTATATAGTCAGCTCACGGACGCCCGGCTCGGACGCCTTGGCGGGGCGTGGAGGGGCTGATTGGTCGTGGTCGTCATCGctgtcgtcgccgtcgtcgtcgtcgtagGGCGACTCGTCGCCATTCGCGTCGCGCTCGATCAgctcttcgacgacgtctTCCCATGCCCCGTGGTGCGCCCGCAACAGGCGCCGGATCGTGCGTTGCGAGTGGCCTGGCACACTCATGTCCACGAGGTGCTCGGCATCCGCCTGGTCCTCGGTCTCGTGACTCGTGTCGGGTATGTTAGGATGTCCCTTGTGGGGTCCACGCAGGAGACGGAGTGAGCTGTAGTGTTCCCAGCTGTGATAGGCAATGTGCAGCGGCCCAACGCACTCGGGCGGCGTGCCACGCGGCGGGGTATCCTGTGCGAGCATGTGCCGCCGGTGtcgctcacggcgctcgcgcgacgcacgcgcgctaTACGAGTCGTCATCACACGCCACGACGTACACGTACCCAGGCTGCACAATGCGGATGCGCTTTTGCATCAGGTGCGCAAACGCTGACAGCTCCAGGTGGCCGCCGTACGTGCCATGCGTCCGCATCTGGTCCACATACGCTTCGTACGGACACTCGGCCTCGACAAAGCCAGCGTACATgtctgcatgcgctgctaGGTGATCACATGTATCAGCTCGTAGCTTCGCATGGTACTTTGGATCGCCGTACAACTGATCAGAGAGCGCACGAAACAGGCAGTTTCCATCCCCGTGCGTCTCGGCCGCATACAACCCCATCTCCCGCAGCTGCACACTCAGATCATGGTCATCCTGCTCGGGCtccagcgccgacgcgcgcgcgcgccgacgcgtTGCACGCGTGGACACAAcgtgcgccggcgcctTGCGCTGTGTGCGCGCCATCACCAGCCGTCTACCCACTCAGCAgggcagcggcgctgcgtgctgAGACGCCACGTGACTTTCGATGACGCGTCGTTCCAGGCCACCATGCACCACCCACAGCTGGCGCGGCTCCGTGCGATGGCCGCGTCCAGTGCGTGTGGGACGCATGGCGAGTGGCATGCGCCggatggcgtcgtgctTTCGTGGCGCACACATACGCTGCAGCTTCTTCGCGGCGCGAAACTCGAGCGCTCCTACACGTTCAAGGAGCATGTACGTGATGCGTGCCTAGCCTGCATGAACGACCAGGAGGGCGTGTGCATCGTCCTCGATCGCAGCTTGTTTGTCCACTTCCCGAGCAGCGGTGAATCATATACCCTACCACTCTCTTTCTGCCCACGGCGTCTCTTTCCCATGCGGCATGGCGTGCTCATCACACGCGACCAACACGCCCACGACGGacatgctgctgggccGCACGCGTACTTTGTGCAAAGCGTCTTTGATACCCTGACGTCCTGGACTCACGTCGACCGCCTGGATGGTGTGCCACATGTATCCGAACCATTTCCTGCCCTGGGCGAGCACATTGTCCACGTACACCAGGACTTGATTGTGACGGCCCAAGCCGACGCGTTGCGGATCTATACGTACAAAGTCACGTCGGATCccacggcgcatcacgtTGCGACGAGGCCCCCCAAGACAGCCCGCACGCGCCGGTCAAGTGCACGGCGCCCACGCCGCTCGAGTCGTCGAACCAGTGAACTAGCTCGCCGCGTCTCCTCCGTCCTGGAGCGCGATATCGCACGCCGCGTGTCCAGCGTGGACGATACGCATCCCCTCTTGCACATGCACGCACATGCATGCGTAGCTCTCCTCGACCACCTCCCTACGCAGGTGGATCCCCTGTCGGTGcgcgtcctcgtccagcatcACACGCTGTACATACTCGCTTCATCGTGCATGCA
Protein-coding sequences here:
- a CDS encoding regulator of nonsense transcripts, with protein sequence MHVSRRAGVRIVHQVRAFQSRRSVHAEQRDVDWEQQQQAAPHAWYVPDQALSPPPPPARVRVSTIESMLRDWERKHVENERVPELDTSWLRVTPKDEALAAHVMQHGRVEWAPDAGWDEDDAMALHVTPLMPKRAHHASFPVRRIRDLFDWRTTAVSQQGRSLPGHVYTHLIGEAWDATSWVWTRRKPSHTLLLRTAHQVARAASRKHTHYPGYDTSAGRALTLASRRYQQHWRHVLSLERAHHELELQEQREQPIHELEARGLAIDRLMAFWQTERHFGRRVGVFKWPGSRRLPPHKFQPGSVVDVAPRGSQDWIQTEVLDVSPTRIRVRFSESHEHLDLAAHEQWRMDRGERNVVVEREDAALDALLYAPNDVVRAMTPEKRYALAGTELRDILTGQASSMGGLFVNDMRIRSWYERYARADPIVLDGDPDLGLNASQLRAVAMMLRERVSLVQGPPGTGKTRTLVQTVSLLKQHFQVPHPILLAAHTNVAVDNLAEGCVRAGLRVVRAGSSTAARDSIIPHTYEAQCQRHACYASLQEAEKALRDVQAKRDAVSISLDTSDAVRQQWQRLKRRATQLTAKCHVLRRRIQADVLHHADVVCTTAIAAGSNQLSAIDFPIVFLDESSMATEPIALIPLMKGCAQLALVGDHKQLPPVLHSTDARTAGLSTSLFERLLRGKTVHGTDAAPVPSTMLDVQFRMHPALASFPNQEFYGGALYDAPSTHTLRPYETIFGARDAQDHPLPVTLVTHTSVAPQSDAGVSPYNQPQADLVLEVACDLLERNPTLCGADIGIVTPYEAQARLLQKMLAAGAPLAAGTEPAAWTLPLLSEDAVDTLARMDVHRARQLAAIEVHTVDGFEGREKPVMIFSTVKASGGSLEGSAALLHACRRPSQDAVARLEHVRDTRGGYVGFLADARRMNVALTRAQRQLLIVGNLETLLCARLGEGGAENVECHDVHVIRRYARWLLAQGYVVDVDDVRDRQLLEQAI
- a CDS encoding OTU domain protein 3, giving the protein MARTQRKAPAHVVSTRATRRRARASALEPEQDDHDLSVQLREMGLYAAETHGDGNCLFRALSDQLYGDPKYHAKLRADTCDHLAAHADMYAGFVEAECPYEAYVDQMRTHGTYGGHLELSAFAHLMQKRIRIVQPGYVYVVACDDDSYSARASRERRERHRRHMLAQDTPPRGTPPECVGPLHIAYHSWEHYSSLRLLRGPHKGHPNIPDTSHETEDQADAEHLVDMSVPGHSQRTIRRLLRAHHGAWEDVVEELIERDANGDESPYDDDDGDDSDDDHDQSAPPRPAKASEPGVRELTI